A single region of the Phoenix dactylifera cultivar Barhee BC4 unplaced genomic scaffold, palm_55x_up_171113_PBpolish2nd_filt_p 001901F, whole genome shotgun sequence genome encodes:
- the LOC103698417 gene encoding protein ABSCISIC ACID-INSENSITIVE 5-like, protein MTSQDWQKGEEKEERELDLVVPLMRQSSIYSLTLDEIQNKVCEPGQTFGSMNMDEFLANIWNVEEGQIANAAGSEAQPNGGGVPPPPQRQGSITIPLPLCRKTVDEVWAEIHRCRNIDRPQQHESNCAAPRQPTLGEMTLEDFLIKAGVVREGYDPPPPPPVPLYGVPAGYQVVGLEGEPVNGQVVGVQGYGDHQVAGNGMYEVVADGGRGYAVKNGFGGRVRNGYGGTTGAGGSPASPGSEEWVVGGQVDKSGRAEGGGGGNRGRKRALEKVVERRQRRMIKNRESAARSRARKQAYTVELEAQLKQLKEENARLKGEERKVLALKQQLLMESMAERARVNAQKTVLTLRRCNSSPW, encoded by the exons ATGACGTCGCAGGACTGgcaaaagggagaagagaaggaggagagggagctGGACCTGGTGGTCCCTCTGATGAGGCAGTCGTCCATCTACTCGCTGACGCTGGACGAGATCCAGAACAAGGTGTGCGAGCCCGGCCAGACCTTCGGATCCATGAACATGGACGAGTtcctcgccaacatctggaacGTCGAGGAGGGCCAGATCGCCAACGCCGCCGGATCGGAGGCGCAGCCCAACGGCGGAGgggtgccgccgccgccgcagcgGCAGGGGTCGATCACCATCCCGTTGCCGCTGTGCAGGAAGACGGTGGACGAGGTGTGGGCGGAGATCCACCGGTGCCGGAACATCGACCGGCCGCAGCAGCACGAGAGCAACTGCGCCGCCCCTCGCCAGCCCACCCTCGGGGAGATGACGCTCGAGGACTTCCTTATCAAGGCCGGGGTCGTGAGGGAGGGATACGAtccacctcctccgcctcctgtGCCGCTGTACGGGGTGCCGGCGGGGTACCAGGTGGTGGGGCTGGAGGGGGAGCCGGTGAACGGGCAGGTGGTAGGGGTGCAGGGGTACGGGGACCACCAGGTCGCGGGCAATGGAATGTACGAGGTCGTCGCCGATGGTGGGCGAGGATACGCGGTGAAGAACGGGTTCGGGGGAAGGGTAAGGAATGGGTACGGGGGCACGACGGGGGCGGGGGGGTCGCCGGCGAGCCCGGGGTCGGAGGAGTGGGTGGTGGGAGGACAGGTGGACAAGTCGGGGAGGGCGGAGGGAGGCGGAGGGGGTaacagagggaggaagagggcgcTGGAAAAGGTGGTGGAGCGGCGGCAGCGGAGGATGATCAAGAACCGCGAGTCGGCGGCCAGGTCGCGCGCCCGAAAGCAG GCATACACAGTGGAGCTGGAGGCACAACTGAAGCAGCTCAAAGAAGAGAATGCCCGACTGAAAGGAGAGGAG AGGAAAGTGCTGGCATTGAAGCAGCAATTG CTGATGGAGTCTATGGCCGAACGTGCAAGGGTGAATGCCCAGAAGACTGTCCTCACGCTGAGGCGCTGCAACAGTAGCCCATGGTAA